Proteins from a genomic interval of Clostridium sp. M62/1:
- a CDS encoding SH3 domain-containing protein yields the protein MGINKPDDYAARLKKARRKRNGKDPFKYFLIAAGCVIVILLIVLAGKIAKGGRIELGTRRSADSSNIEGVFESAGTDETEAAALEGELMEEDEEQKKIDEQKASVVESYENLGIVQVTGYLNMRESPDQNADIIGKLLDGSACEILDDSTEGWYQVTSGGLTGYISSEYVLTGEEAKTAAFDLVDEMAVITADKLNVRSEPNQDAQVLEQVLRNERYTIEEEQDGWIKIPAGYISSEYVQQRYALNEARKLDLRTMVLNMYDNIGISNVNNYLNIRQEPKEDGKIIGKMTSKSAGEILETTEDGKWYKIKSGPVTGYVSSEYILTGQAAKDEALQEAKLMAIVSTDRLNARTEPTTDAPIWTQISNSERYNVLSQQDGWVEIELDTTSAYVATEYVDVRYALNEAIEFTPMEESSGSSGGKGSSGTGSSGSKGGSSSGTTSSKRTQIANYATQFLGNPYVWGGTSLTNGADCSGFTMAVMSHFGVSLPHHSGSQASCGRAISSSEKRPGDLIFYTDSSGTINHVALYIGNGQVVHASNPSSGIKISNWNYRTPAKIVNVLGD from the coding sequence ATGGGAATTAACAAACCGGATGACTACGCTGCCAGGCTGAAGAAAGCCAGGAGGAAAAGAAACGGAAAAGATCCGTTTAAATACTTTCTGATTGCAGCGGGATGTGTGATTGTGATCCTGCTCATTGTGCTGGCAGGCAAGATTGCAAAAGGAGGAAGGATTGAGCTGGGGACGAGACGCTCGGCTGACAGTTCGAACATTGAGGGAGTCTTCGAGAGCGCGGGGACGGATGAAACAGAGGCCGCAGCTTTAGAGGGCGAGCTGATGGAGGAGGACGAGGAGCAGAAGAAAATTGACGAGCAGAAGGCCTCCGTCGTAGAGTCCTACGAAAATCTGGGAATTGTCCAGGTAACCGGCTATCTGAATATGCGGGAGAGCCCGGATCAGAATGCGGACATTATCGGAAAACTGCTGGACGGAAGCGCCTGCGAGATTCTGGATGATTCCACAGAAGGATGGTATCAGGTTACTTCCGGCGGGCTGACCGGGTACATCAGCTCTGAATATGTGCTGACCGGGGAGGAGGCGAAGACAGCGGCCTTTGATCTGGTAGACGAGATGGCCGTGATCACGGCAGATAAGCTGAACGTGAGAAGCGAGCCGAATCAGGATGCTCAGGTGCTGGAACAGGTGCTGAGAAATGAGCGCTACACCATAGAGGAGGAGCAGGACGGGTGGATCAAGATTCCGGCCGGCTATATTTCCTCCGAGTATGTGCAGCAGCGGTATGCCCTCAATGAGGCGAGAAAGCTGGATCTGCGCACCATGGTTCTGAATATGTATGACAACATTGGTATTTCCAATGTGAACAATTATCTGAATATCAGACAGGAGCCGAAGGAGGACGGAAAGATCATCGGTAAGATGACAAGCAAATCCGCCGGTGAAATCCTGGAGACCACGGAGGACGGAAAATGGTACAAGATTAAATCCGGCCCGGTAACAGGATATGTAAGCTCCGAGTACATTCTCACAGGACAGGCTGCCAAGGATGAGGCCCTGCAGGAGGCCAAACTGATGGCCATTGTCTCCACAGACAGACTGAATGCCAGAACAGAGCCGACGACGGACGCCCCCATCTGGACCCAGATTTCCAACAGTGAGAGGTATAATGTATTAAGCCAGCAGGACGGCTGGGTGGAAATCGAGCTGGATACAACCTCCGCCTACGTGGCGACCGAATATGTGGATGTGCGCTATGCATTAAACGAAGCCATTGAGTTCACTCCTATGGAGGAGAGCTCGGGAAGCTCCGGAGGCAAGGGAAGCTCCGGCACAGGCAGCTCGGGAAGCAAGGGAGGTTCCAGTTCAGGCACTACTTCCTCAAAGAGAACACAGATTGCCAACTATGCAACTCAGTTCCTGGGAAATCCATATGTATGGGGAGGCACCAGCCTTACAAACGGCGCCGACTGTTCCGGATTTACCATGGCGGTTATGTCACACTTCGGTGTCAGCCTGCCGCACCACTCCGGTTCACAGGCAAGCTGCGGAAGAGCGATCTCTTCCTCGGAAAAGAGACCGGGCGATCTGATCTTCTACACTGACAGCAGCGGAACGATCAACCATGTAGCTCTTTATATCGGCAATGGACAGGTAGTCCATGCATCCAACCCGAGCAGCGGAATCAAGATCTCCAACTGGAATTACCGCACGCCTGCAAAGATTGTCAACGTGCTTGGAGACTAA
- the citC gene encoding [citrate (pro-3S)-lyase] ligase has protein sequence MAEYQISEIRQTDSRALAQFDSLLRKEGIRRDKNLDYIAGLYDEDYHLAAAGACFGSTLRCMAVDSAFQGEGLLNQLVTHLVDFQYRRGNIRLFLYTKYSKAAFFESLGFYEIARARGEAVFMENRRSGFKGYLENLVRETKEALADLPAQTQAFQKPGEQLPAGAVVLNANPFTLGHQYLLKQASSSCGVLHVFVVSEDVSLFPFSVRYRLVKEGCSRLGNVIFHSTGSYLISNATFPSYFLQDEESAIRSHARLDAELFSSIADALSISVRFVGDEPLSHVTGIYNEVLLEESRCQEKAGKGCRLVILPRLESEGAPVSASQVRSLIKEGRFQELQSLVPETTLRYLLSPEAAPVIQAIQSAAQVRHY, from the coding sequence ATGGCAGAATACCAGATCAGCGAAATCCGCCAGACAGACAGCCGTGCTCTGGCTCAGTTCGACTCTCTGCTGCGAAAAGAGGGGATTCGGAGAGATAAAAATCTTGACTACATTGCCGGGCTCTATGATGAGGACTATCACCTGGCAGCCGCAGGAGCCTGCTTCGGCAGCACACTGCGCTGCATGGCGGTGGATTCCGCCTTTCAGGGAGAGGGGCTGTTAAACCAGCTTGTCACCCACCTTGTGGATTTTCAGTACAGAAGGGGGAACATCCGCCTTTTTTTATACACAAAGTACAGCAAAGCCGCCTTTTTTGAGAGCCTTGGCTTTTACGAAATTGCACGGGCCAGAGGGGAGGCCGTGTTTATGGAAAACCGGCGCAGCGGCTTTAAGGGCTATCTGGAGAATCTGGTCAGGGAGACAAAGGAAGCCCTCGCGGATCTTCCGGCACAGACGCAGGCTTTTCAGAAACCTGGAGAGCAGCTGCCCGCCGGAGCCGTTGTCCTGAATGCCAACCCCTTTACGCTGGGGCATCAGTATCTGCTTAAGCAGGCCAGCTCCTCCTGCGGCGTCCTGCATGTGTTTGTAGTGTCAGAGGATGTGTCCCTCTTCCCCTTTTCTGTCCGGTACCGGCTGGTAAAGGAGGGATGCTCCCGCCTGGGCAATGTGATCTTTCATTCCACAGGCAGCTATCTGATCTCAAACGCCACCTTTCCCTCCTATTTTCTGCAGGACGAGGAGAGTGCCATACGTTCCCACGCCAGGCTTGACGCAGAGCTGTTTTCCTCTATCGCCGATGCTCTCTCCATTTCTGTCCGCTTCGTAGGAGATGAACCCCTCAGCCATGTAACCGGAATCTACAACGAGGTTCTTCTGGAAGAATCACGGTGTCAGGAAAAGGCGGGAAAAGGCTGCCGCCTTGTGATCCTGCCCCGCCTGGAAAGCGAAGGGGCTCCTGTGAGCGCATCCCAGGTCAGGAGCCTGATCAAGGAAGGCCGGTTTCAAGAGCTTCAGAGCCTTGTGCCGGAAACCACTCTGCGCTACCTGCTCTCCCCTGAGGCAGCCCCCGTCATCCAGGCTATTCAGAGCGCTGCACAGGTCAGGCATTATTAA
- a CDS encoding ATP-dependent Clp protease proteolytic subunit, with product MDYLNERETICLPSRKEGRERMRAQDSSVSDSEERSSLDEQLKTEEERIQETGQVLLSDNRRKNRIHLLSVIGEIEGHENLSSNTKTTKYEHILPKLAEIEDDDQVDGMLILINTVGGDVSCGLALAEMIASLSRPTVSLVIGDSHSIGVPLAVASDYSFIVPTGTMMIHPVRMTGMVIGAVQTYDYFEMIQDRILSFVSEHARIAYDQLKGLMLNTKMLTKDLGTVLVGEEAVKEGLIDEVGGIHEALTKLNELIEKKKKF from the coding sequence ATGGACTACTTAAACGAGAGGGAAACTATCTGCCTGCCGAGCAGAAAAGAGGGCAGAGAGAGGATGCGGGCGCAGGATTCGTCCGTTTCAGATTCAGAGGAGAGGAGCAGCCTGGACGAACAGCTGAAAACAGAGGAGGAGCGGATACAGGAAACGGGACAGGTGCTCTTAAGCGACAACAGGAGAAAGAACAGAATTCACCTGCTCTCTGTGATAGGGGAGATCGAGGGACATGAGAATCTGTCCAGCAATACGAAGACTACGAAGTACGAGCATATTCTGCCAAAGCTTGCGGAGATTGAGGATGACGATCAGGTGGACGGGATGCTGATCCTGATCAACACGGTGGGAGGGGATGTGAGCTGCGGCCTGGCTCTGGCGGAGATGATCGCATCTCTCAGCCGGCCTACGGTGTCCCTGGTCATCGGGGACAGCCATTCCATCGGAGTGCCCCTGGCTGTGGCTTCCGACTATTCCTTTATTGTGCCTACGGGAACCATGATGATCCATCCGGTTCGGATGACGGGTATGGTCATCGGAGCAGTTCAGACCTATGACTATTTTGAGATGATACAGGATCGGATTCTGAGCTTTGTGTCAGAGCATGCAAGGATTGCCTATGACCAGCTGAAAGGGCTGATGCTGAACACGAAGATGCTGACCAAGGATCTGGGAACAGTCCTGGTGGGCGAGGAGGCAGTGAAGGAAGGACTGATCGATGAGGTTGGAGGAATCCATGAAGCATTGACAAAATTGAATGAATTAATTGAAAAAAAGAAAAAATTTTAA
- a CDS encoding FtsK/SpoIIIE family DNA translocase, producing the protein MTEVAIIAVFAVSVLLFLSNFHLCGVVGDFCREAMLGIFGKLGYVFPVLLCVGSCFYASNRGNRRAAIKLAASVLTLVALCGLAQMIFGGGYAKELGLLDYFKQDAVSGKCGGLVGGALVLLLGSTVGTIGAYLILLVLFAIGVVCITEKSLVGAVKKGSGRAYRYARDDMDRRLELYEERREERREERRRMREEKARGIDLDAVTLTGYPEHMDYGGDQEEEYEGRADRYSPEYEEEYDSEYGRGYEEEPEDYILEPEEREPLDSADIFRGSITMPGQQADRPAAFGGVEAFSEKNGKPDRETDSYIQEEEKENAFRPLKGSERQEAWEEREDIPSFEPEEKTRPGHEESGERERKEASSRPLMSRRKDSPHARELFKEMQENEAENFQDDTVTSYPDARYQDTPAREEALLKSIYADRDTRTFAEMSIADDTLYSGGEDVCYEPIDEEPESSREEETDFDSGDLAGRDALFAVRDHLSRENEEEKSDGAAPQPRTTFFIPEEAEPVVTASGKVIETDTEEIRKTIEKKRAEYSRIPDEELSVREQMDRRKSREAAAPPKKEPEKKPYVFPPLDLLKKGKPLAGRSEQVYKDTAIKLQQTLRNFGVGVTVTNISCGPAVTRYELHPEQGVKVSKIVSLSDDIKLNLAAADIRIEAPIPGKAAVGIEVPNKETETVLLRDLLESEEFKRASSKLSFAVGKDIAGQTVVTDIAKMPHLLIAGATGSGKSVCINTLIMSVIYKADPEDVKLIMIDPKVVELSVYNGIPHLLIPVVTDPKKASSALNWAVAEMTERYQKFAKYNVRDLKGYNEKIKSIEDIEDENKPKKLPQIIIIVDELADLMMVAPGEVEDAICRLAQLARAAGIHLVIATQRPSVNVITGLIKANIPSRIAFSVSSGVDSRTIIDMNGAEKLLGKGDMLFYPQGIQKPQRVQGAFVSDQEVSRVVEFLAEQGMTTEYDPEVEKKMNAPAAGAGPDGANDRDAYFEQAARFIIEKDKASIGMLQRMLKIGFNRAARIMDQLAEAGVVGEDEGTKPRKVLMSMEQFEELLEQGY; encoded by the coding sequence GTGACAGAAGTGGCGATTATCGCTGTATTTGCGGTATCGGTGCTTCTGTTTTTGAGCAATTTTCACCTTTGCGGCGTGGTGGGCGATTTCTGCCGGGAGGCCATGTTGGGAATATTCGGAAAGCTGGGGTATGTGTTCCCCGTCCTTCTGTGCGTGGGAAGCTGTTTTTATGCTTCCAACAGGGGAAACAGGAGAGCCGCGATCAAGCTGGCGGCCTCCGTGCTGACCTTAGTTGCCCTCTGCGGTCTGGCCCAGATGATCTTTGGCGGAGGCTACGCAAAAGAGCTGGGACTTCTCGACTATTTTAAGCAGGATGCAGTTTCAGGAAAGTGCGGCGGCCTTGTGGGAGGCGCCCTTGTTCTGCTGCTGGGGTCTACGGTGGGAACCATCGGCGCATACCTTATTCTGCTGGTTCTGTTTGCCATCGGCGTGGTGTGCATTACGGAGAAATCCCTGGTGGGAGCTGTGAAAAAGGGAAGCGGGCGTGCCTACAGGTATGCGAGAGATGATATGGACCGCCGTCTGGAGCTCTATGAGGAAAGACGGGAGGAGCGCAGGGAAGAGCGCAGGCGCATGAGGGAGGAGAAGGCCCGGGGCATTGACCTGGATGCCGTTACCCTCACAGGCTATCCGGAGCATATGGACTACGGCGGTGATCAGGAAGAGGAGTACGAAGGACGGGCAGACAGATACAGCCCTGAATATGAAGAGGAATATGACTCTGAATACGGCCGAGGCTATGAAGAGGAGCCGGAGGATTACATCCTGGAGCCGGAGGAACGGGAACCTTTAGATTCGGCCGATATTTTCCGGGGAAGTATTACCATGCCGGGGCAGCAGGCGGACAGGCCGGCAGCTTTCGGCGGAGTGGAGGCCTTCTCGGAGAAGAACGGAAAGCCGGACAGGGAGACAGACTCTTACATACAGGAGGAAGAGAAGGAAAACGCCTTCAGGCCGCTAAAAGGCAGCGAAAGACAGGAGGCCTGGGAAGAGAGAGAGGATATTCCGTCCTTTGAACCAGAAGAGAAAACGCGCCCCGGCCATGAGGAGTCCGGAGAGAGAGAGAGAAAGGAAGCCAGTTCAAGGCCTCTGATGAGTCGGAGAAAGGATTCTCCTCATGCCAGGGAATTATTTAAGGAGATGCAGGAAAACGAGGCGGAGAATTTCCAGGATGATACAGTCACTTCATACCCGGATGCCCGTTATCAGGACACTCCGGCCAGAGAGGAAGCGCTTTTAAAGAGTATCTATGCAGACAGAGACACCAGAACCTTCGCTGAGATGAGTATTGCGGACGATACCCTATATTCCGGCGGGGAGGATGTCTGCTACGAACCGATAGACGAAGAACCGGAAAGCAGCAGAGAAGAGGAGACAGACTTTGACAGCGGGGATCTGGCCGGAAGGGATGCGCTCTTCGCTGTCCGGGATCATCTGAGCCGGGAGAACGAAGAGGAGAAGTCTGACGGGGCCGCGCCACAGCCGCGCACTACCTTTTTCATTCCGGAGGAAGCAGAGCCGGTGGTTACGGCATCCGGCAAGGTGATAGAGACAGACACAGAGGAGATCCGAAAAACCATCGAAAAGAAGCGGGCGGAATACAGCCGCATCCCGGATGAAGAACTGAGTGTCCGGGAGCAGATGGATCGCAGAAAGAGCAGGGAAGCTGCGGCGCCGCCAAAGAAAGAGCCGGAGAAAAAGCCGTATGTCTTTCCTCCGCTTGATCTCTTAAAGAAGGGAAAACCCCTGGCGGGACGCTCCGAGCAGGTGTATAAGGATACCGCTATCAAGCTGCAGCAGACCCTGAGAAACTTCGGCGTCGGTGTTACAGTTACCAATATCAGCTGCGGGCCGGCTGTCACCAGATATGAGCTGCACCCGGAACAGGGTGTTAAGGTCAGCAAGATCGTGTCCCTGTCCGACGACATCAAGCTCAACCTGGCTGCCGCGGACATCCGAATCGAGGCTCCCATTCCGGGCAAGGCGGCAGTGGGAATCGAGGTTCCGAACAAGGAAACGGAAACAGTGCTTTTAAGAGATCTTCTGGAATCAGAGGAATTCAAGCGGGCGTCCTCCAAGCTGTCCTTTGCAGTGGGAAAAGACATTGCGGGGCAGACAGTTGTGACCGATATTGCAAAAATGCCTCACCTCCTGATCGCGGGAGCCACAGGCTCCGGTAAGTCCGTCTGCATCAATACGCTGATTATGAGCGTGATCTATAAGGCGGATCCGGAGGATGTGAAGCTGATCATGATCGACCCGAAGGTGGTGGAGTTAAGCGTATACAATGGAATCCCCCACCTTCTGATTCCGGTAGTCACAGACCCGAAGAAGGCCTCCAGCGCCCTCAACTGGGCAGTGGCCGAGATGACAGAGCGCTACCAGAAATTTGCAAAGTACAATGTCCGTGACCTGAAGGGCTACAATGAAAAAATCAAATCCATTGAGGATATTGAGGACGAAAACAAGCCGAAAAAGCTGCCGCAGATTATCATTATCGTGGATGAGCTTGCCGATCTGATGATGGTGGCTCCGGGAGAGGTGGAGGATGCCATCTGCCGTCTGGCCCAGCTTGCAAGGGCAGCCGGAATCCACCTGGTAATCGCTACCCAGAGACCGTCTGTCAATGTCATCACCGGACTGATCAAGGCAAACATTCCGTCAAGAATTGCCTTTTCTGTGTCCTCCGGCGTGGATTCCAGGACGATCATCGATATGAACGGGGCCGAGAAGCTCCTGGGGAAGGGCGATATGCTCTTCTATCCTCAGGGAATCCAGAAGCCTCAGCGTGTCCAGGGCGCCTTTGTATCTGACCAGGAGGTCTCCAGAGTTGTGGAGTTTCTGGCAGAGCAGGGGATGACTACAGAGTACGATCCCGAGGTGGAAAAGAAGATGAATGCTCCGGCAGCCGGGGCAGGGCCTGACGGCGCAAATGACAGAGATGCCTATTTTGAGCAGGCGGCCAGGTTTATTATTGAGAAGGACAAGGCTTCCATCGGAATGCTTCAGAGGATGTTAAAGATCGGATTTAACCGGGCGGCCCGCATCATGGATCAGCTGGCTGAGGCCGGAGTAGTGGGAGAGGATGAAGGCACGAAGCCGCGGAAGGTTCTGATGAGCATGGAGCAGTTCGAGGAGCTCCTGGAGCAGGGCTACTAG
- a CDS encoding UDP-N-acetylmuramoyl-L-alanyl-D-glutamate--2,6-diaminopimelate ligase, whose protein sequence is MFCDWLKELKYELVQGELDVPAEDVVYDSRKAGKDTVFVCMKGTNVDSHDFIPDVLKAGTKILVVEREVSEIPEDVTVIRVENGRNALALLSAARFGYPAGKMVTIGVTGTKGKTTTTYMIKSILEACGKKVGLIGTNGAVIGDKHYATKNTTPESYLLEQYFDEMVKAGCEYMVMEVSSQSYLMHRVDGLTFDYGLFLNISNDHIGPGEHADFEEYLHYKKQLLKNCKTAIVNEDDEHFEEIIRGAQAKIHTFSLERPADFEASGIRYVSGSDFVGLVFQVMGNYEMEVKVNVPGRFNAANALASVALCSFLDLPKPKVAHGLEHLKIDGRMEIVYKSSKMTVIVDYAHNAVSMESLLKTLRDYKPKRLVCVFGCGGNRAKERRYSMGEIGGNLADFCIITEDNSRYEDVNDILTDIKVGLSMTSGTYIEIPDRRRAIEFAISHAHDGDMIAIIGKGHEDYQEIRGVRYPFLDRQVVLETVEKLGL, encoded by the coding sequence ATGTTTTGCGACTGGTTAAAGGAACTGAAATATGAGCTGGTTCAGGGAGAGCTGGATGTGCCGGCAGAGGATGTGGTCTACGATTCCAGGAAGGCCGGAAAGGATACGGTTTTTGTCTGCATGAAGGGGACCAATGTGGATTCTCACGACTTCATCCCCGATGTTCTGAAGGCAGGGACAAAGATCCTGGTGGTTGAGAGGGAGGTTTCTGAAATTCCGGAGGATGTGACGGTTATTCGGGTGGAGAACGGACGGAATGCCCTGGCTCTCCTCTCAGCCGCCCGCTTTGGCTATCCGGCAGGGAAGATGGTCACCATCGGTGTGACGGGCACAAAGGGAAAAACTACCACTACCTACATGATTAAATCCATTCTGGAGGCCTGCGGAAAAAAGGTGGGTCTGATCGGCACAAACGGGGCAGTGATCGGAGACAAACACTATGCCACAAAAAATACCACCCCTGAGTCCTATCTGCTGGAGCAGTATTTCGATGAGATGGTGAAGGCCGGCTGTGAATACATGGTGATGGAGGTCTCCTCACAGAGCTATCTGATGCACCGGGTGGACGGCCTGACCTTCGACTACGGCCTGTTCTTAAATATCTCCAATGATCATATCGGTCCGGGAGAGCACGCAGATTTTGAGGAGTACCTTCACTATAAGAAGCAGCTCTTAAAGAACTGCAAGACGGCCATTGTCAATGAGGATGACGAGCATTTTGAGGAGATCATAAGGGGAGCCCAGGCCAAAATCCACACCTTTTCCCTTGAGCGGCCGGCAGACTTTGAGGCTTCCGGCATCCGCTATGTGTCGGGAAGCGACTTTGTGGGCCTTGTGTTCCAGGTGATGGGAAATTATGAGATGGAGGTCAAGGTGAACGTGCCGGGACGCTTTAATGCAGCCAACGCCCTGGCATCCGTTGCCCTGTGCAGCTTCTTAGATCTTCCGAAGCCGAAGGTGGCCCATGGGCTTGAACATTTAAAGATTGACGGCAGGATGGAGATCGTCTACAAGTCCTCCAAGATGACGGTGATTGTGGACTACGCCCACAACGCAGTCAGCATGGAGAGCCTGCTTAAAACCCTCCGGGATTATAAGCCGAAACGCCTGGTCTGCGTCTTCGGATGCGGCGGAAACCGGGCCAAGGAGAGGCGGTATTCCATGGGAGAGATCGGCGGAAATCTGGCAGATTTCTGCATTATCACAGAGGACAATTCCAGATATGAGGATGTGAATGACATCCTGACGGATATTAAGGTAGGGCTTTCCATGACAAGCGGAACGTATATCGAGATCCCGGACAGGAGAAGGGCCATTGAATTTGCCATCTCCCATGCCCATGACGGGGATATGATCGCCATTATCGGAAAGGGACACGAGGACTACCAGGAGATCCGGGGTGTCCGCTATCCCTTCTTAGACAGGCAGGTAGTGCTGGAGACGGTTGAGAAGCTGGGACTGTAG
- a CDS encoding UDP-N-acetylmuramoyl-tripeptide--D-alanyl-D-alanine ligase — MQNIFVRDAVKASHGRLLSGDADAQLAYISIDSRTAGKKALFVPLIGEKQDGHRFIMAALEQGAAAVFTSEHSEESEEVKAAAKRWPGAAFIQVDDTRRALQELGAYIRSRLTIPLVGITGSVGKTTTREMVAAALSAGFHVFKTPANHNSQVGVPLTLSQISDTDEIGVLELGMSEPGEMTVIAQIAAVDMAVITNVGVTHIENLGTRENILREKLKIQDGMRADGPVFLNGDNDLLGISRAREGHKTVYFGTGENADYRAVDIRLERGCPSFTMVHGERRIPVTLSVMGEHNVLNALAALAVADYNGVPLEAAAEKLREFTGFKNRQQIREKQGITVIDDTYNASPDSMKAALRVLSSFGQARRRVAVLADMKELGPDERRFHREVGEFLAGEKVELLVTFGELAGEIGEGARERRPSLQTAAFTDREKMTEFLKRELSAGDCVLFKGSNSMKLGETALLFYGENDGGRQQTEG; from the coding sequence ATGCAGAATATATTTGTCAGAGATGCGGTGAAGGCCAGCCACGGACGGCTGCTTTCCGGAGATGCAGACGCACAGCTTGCTTACATAAGCATAGATTCCCGCACAGCCGGAAAGAAGGCTCTGTTCGTTCCGCTGATCGGGGAGAAGCAGGACGGCCACCGCTTTATTATGGCGGCCCTTGAGCAGGGGGCGGCTGCCGTATTTACTTCAGAACACAGCGAGGAATCCGAGGAGGTGAAGGCTGCAGCCAAAAGGTGGCCCGGGGCAGCCTTTATCCAGGTGGATGATACAAGGAGGGCTCTACAGGAGCTGGGAGCCTATATCAGGAGCCGCCTGACGATTCCGTTAGTGGGAATCACAGGAAGCGTCGGCAAGACAACAACCAGGGAGATGGTGGCAGCGGCTCTCTCTGCGGGTTTTCACGTGTTTAAGACCCCTGCCAATCACAACAGCCAGGTGGGAGTGCCTCTCACCCTCTCCCAGATCTCAGACACAGACGAGATCGGAGTTCTGGAGCTTGGCATGAGCGAGCCGGGAGAGATGACGGTGATTGCCCAGATTGCCGCGGTAGATATGGCTGTGATTACAAACGTGGGGGTAACCCATATTGAAAACCTCGGCACCCGGGAAAACATCCTCAGGGAAAAACTGAAGATCCAGGACGGCATGAGGGCAGACGGCCCTGTTTTCCTGAATGGGGACAATGATCTGCTGGGCATAAGCAGGGCCAGGGAGGGCCATAAAACCGTGTATTTCGGAACGGGAGAGAATGCCGACTACCGGGCAGTGGACATCAGGCTGGAGCGGGGCTGCCCGTCTTTTACCATGGTTCACGGTGAGCGCCGCATTCCCGTCACCCTCTCTGTTATGGGAGAGCACAATGTTCTGAACGCCCTGGCAGCTCTGGCTGTGGCGGACTATAACGGAGTTCCCCTGGAGGCCGCGGCGGAAAAGCTCAGGGAGTTTACCGGCTTTAAAAACCGCCAGCAGATCAGGGAAAAGCAGGGGATCACGGTCATCGACGATACCTACAACGCAAGCCCCGATTCCATGAAGGCGGCCCTTCGCGTGCTGTCCTCCTTCGGGCAGGCCAGGCGCAGGGTGGCTGTGCTGGCCGATATGAAGGAGCTTGGACCCGACGAGAGAAGGTTCCACCGGGAGGTGGGAGAGTTTCTGGCCGGGGAGAAGGTGGAGCTTCTCGTCACCTTCGGAGAGCTGGCCGGGGAGATCGGTGAGGGAGCCAGGGAGAGAAGGCCCTCTCTCCAAACGGCAGCCTTTACGGACAGGGAGAAGATGACAGAATTCTTAAAGAGGGAGCTATCTGCCGGGGACTGCGTTCTCTTTAAAGGCTCCAACAGCATGAAACTGGGAGAGACGGCTCTTCTCTTTTACGGGGAGAATGACGGCGGCAGACAGCAGACGGAAGGCTGA